The Streptomyces sp. NBC_00597 DNA segment GCCGACGCGCAGCACGCCGGAGGCGATCTGTCCGGCGTAGCCGCGGTAGTCGGGGTGCTCGGCGGTCTGCGGGCGGATCACGTACTGCACCGGGAAACGTGCCGGGCAGGCGGTGAGGTCGTGGCTGACCGGGACGGTCTCCAGGTGCTCCAGCACCGTCGGGCCGCCGTACCAGTCCATGTGGGCGGACGGCTCGACCACGTTGTCGCCGGCGAGCGCCGAGATCGGGATCGCGGTGATCTCCGGGACGCCCAGGTCCGAGGCGTACGCGGTGAACTCCTCGGCGATCGACGCGAAGACCGACTCCTCGTAGCCCACCAGGTCCATCTTGTTGACGGCCAGGACCACGTGCGGGACCCGCAGCAGGGCCGCGACGGCGGCGTGCCGGCGGGTCTGCTCGATCACGCCGTTGCGGGCGTCGACCAGGACCACGGCCAGGTCGGCGGTGGAGGCGCCGGTGACCATGTTCCGGGTGTACTGCACGTGCCCCGGGGTGTCGGCGAGGATGAACCGGCGCCGGGTGGTGGCGAAGTAGCGGTACGCGACGTCGATGGTGATGCCCTGCTCCCGCTCGGCCCGCAGGCCGTCGGTGAGCAGCGCCAGGTCGGGGGCGTCCTGGCCGCGGTCGGCCGACACCCGCTCGACCGCTTCCAGCTGGTCCGTCAGGACCGACTTGGAGTCGTGCAG contains these protein-coding regions:
- a CDS encoding GTP-binding protein → MTSTTEQGAHLADLAATTLLRFATAGSVDDGKSTLVGRLLHDSKSVLTDQLEAVERVSADRGQDAPDLALLTDGLRAEREQGITIDVAYRYFATTRRRFILADTPGHVQYTRNMVTGASTADLAVVLVDARNGVIEQTRRHAAVAALLRVPHVVLAVNKMDLVGYEESVFASIAEEFTAYASDLGVPEITAIPISALAGDNVVEPSAHMDWYGGPTVLEHLETVPVSHDLTACPARFPVQYVIRPQTAEHPDYRGYAGQIASGVLRVGEAVTVLPSGRTSVIAGIDALGQSVDIAWAPQSVTVRLADDIDISRGDLIAPSASAPATTQDVVATVCHVADQPLAVGARVLLKHTTRTVKAIVKEIPSRLTLDDLSQHPNPGQLVANDIGRVVVRTAEPLALDAYADSRRTGSFLLIDPADGTTLAAGMAGESFASKAAERAVQGDDEGWDF